Genomic DNA from Leptotrichia wadei:
TTTGTTTGGAGATTCTTCTGGAGGAGGGCTGGCACTTGCATTTTTACAGAGGTTAAAGACAGAAAAGCAGTTGCCTTTTCCTGAAAAAACTGTATTAATGTCGCCTTGGGCTGATGTTTCAATGACAAATGACGAAATAGAGGAATTTGCAGAAAAGGATCCGCTTTTACCGTTAAATGGGCTGATTGTAACTGGGAAGCAGTTTGCTGGAAGGCTGGATGTGAAAGATCCGATGATTTCACCAATTTACGGAAATATGGACAATCTTGGAGAAATTTTTTTGATTTTTGGAACAAATGAAATTTTGTATCCAGATTGCTTAAAATTGAGTGATATGCTGGAAATTGCAATTGGGACAAGTGTGGAAATAAAAATTGGGGAAAATTTATGTCACGACTGGATTTTAGCACCTCTTAAAGAAACCGAAGAAACTATTGATGAAATTGGAAAATTTTTTCTAAAATAGTCAAGGCTATTTATATAAATTTTCTATATTTATAGGATTTT
This window encodes:
- a CDS encoding alpha/beta hydrolase fold domain-containing protein; its protein translation is MSLLSDIAVPIAKLVNMKKYREKDFLNPRRDTDFLNKNNFDKSLTTDEQFIDGYQILTVYSEKSCNKHIIFLHGGAYVMRAVRGHKNIIEKLVKKYYLKVTFIDYPLAPENTVEKAHKVVMEAYKEITKKYQSDKFYLFGDSSGGGLALAFLQRLKTEKQLPFPEKTVLMSPWADVSMTNDEIEEFAEKDPLLPLNGLIVTGKQFAGRLDVKDPMISPIYGNMDNLGEIFLIFGTNEILYPDCLKLSDMLEIAIGTSVEIKIGENLCHDWILAPLKETEETIDEIGKFFLK